CCTTGTTCTTTCAAATCTCGTTTTTATCGTGCCGACCGGCCTTTTCCTTATGGCGGCAAATGAAATCTCGCTTTCAGCTTTCATCTTCTTTGTTATTCTGGGTGCCAACTACAGCACGCCTCTTCTAAAACTGTTCAATCTGTTTCACGAGCTGGCTCACATCAGCATGGGGTCAGAACTGGTGCTGGATTTGCTGGCTGCAGAGAAGCAGGCAGACACTAAAGAGCATGTTGAACTTGGCAATCATGACATTCACTTTAACAACGTGTATTTCGGCTATGACGACCATGACATTCTGCACGGCGTCACTTTCACAGCGCGCGAAGGAGAGGTTACCGCTCTGGTTGGCCCATCGGGTTCGGGCAAAAGCACTATTGCAAGCCTGATCCCGCGCCTCTTCGATGTTCGCACAGGGAACATCAGCATTGGCGAAACAGATGTGCGTTCCATGGGCATCGAGCAGCTTATGGAAACGGTCGCCTTCGTTTTCCAGAATACATTCCTGTTCTCCGATACAATCGCCTCCAACATCCGCTTCGGCAAACCAGATGCAACAGATGCAGAGGTCGAGGCTGCTGCACGCGCAGCGCGGGCGCATGAGTTCATCTCCGCTCTGCCAGAAGGCTATGATACTTATCTTGGTGAGCAAGCAGGTACGCTTTCAGGCGGTGAGCGCCAGCGCATTGCCATTGCCCGTGCCATTCTGAAGGATGCACCGGTTGTCGTCCTTGATGAGGCAACGGCCTTTGCTGACCCGGACAACGAGGCGGCTATTCAGGAAGCAATCGAAGCCCTCACAGTAGGCAGCACCCTTATTATCATCGCCCACAGACTGCACACAATCGCCGACGCAGATCAGATTGTCGTAATTGATCAGGGGCGCGTAGCCGAAAGTGGTCGTCATAACGCGCTCGTTGCAAAAGGCGATCTCTATGCGACGCTTTGGCATGACTATACGGCAGCACAAACAATCTGCCTGCGAAGCGATAACAGCAAAACTGGCAAGAGCCAGAGTGGCCTTCTATTGCCAGAGGAAATGTGACATGACAGACACTACACAAGCAGCTTCCTTGGGGAAAAGTCTCAATCATCAAGAACAGGAAACGCGATCTGACCTTGCCAGCATAAAGCGCCTGTGGGCTTTGGCTGGCCCTCTGCGCGGCAAGGTTTTGGCTGGCGTTCTTTATCGCTTTGCCCAGTCCTTTTGCCTTGGTCTGGCCTTTGGCGTCGTAATCCTCGTGATTGGTCGTCTGGCACAGGGGGAAGCCATGACATATGGCTGGGCATGGCAGGTCACGGGCCTGATGGCGCTGTCCCTATTTGGGCAACTCCTGTTCGGCTATCTATCCGCCATCAACTCATGGCTTTCCAGCTTTAAACTGGCCAGCCACTTGCGGCTCGGCATTCTGGAACATTTACGCACCCTTCCGCTTGGTTTTCACCTTTCCAGAAACAAGGGAGATACCGTTACGGTGCTAACAACAGACATGCAGATGATGGAAAGCTTCATGAGCGATGCTCTACCACGTATTGCGCAAGCTTTTGGCCTTCCTGTGGCTGTCCTTATCTTCTTGTTTGTTCAGGATTGGGCTGTCGGGCTCGCGGCATCTTGCTCTATTCTGGCAGGTATTCCAGTCTATCTGATCACAAGCCGCTGGCTGGCTCGGCTTGGCATTCGGCGCCAGGACATGCAGGCAGAAGCCGCAGCCCGGATGATCGAGTATGTACAGGGTATCGCCGTTATTCGCGCCTTCAACCGCATAGCAAAGGGGCAAGAGAGTTTCCGAGCCGGATTAAAAGCATTCCGCGATATATCTGTTCAGATGATTGTCAGCCTGACTGCCCCGATGGTCACCTTCGGCGCCATAATCTTGGTCGGCGTCCCTCTTCTCATCCTCGTTTGCGGCTGGCGATATGGGAGCGGAACAATTGATGTTGCGACGGCCATCGCGGCTTTGGTTTTGGCATTTTCACTTTACACTCCTATTCTCGGCCTTGTCGCGGTTATGGAACTAACACGAATGGCTGATGCTTCTCTAACGCGCATGGACCGGGTTCTGACCGCTTCTTCCCTTCCGAGCCCGACAATCCCAAAACGCCCTGACGGCTTTGAAGTAACATTCGACAAGGTCAGGTTCGGCTATAACTCTGAACACGATGTTCTCAAGGGCTTGACCTTCACCGTACCGGAACGCTCCATGACCGCAATTGTCGGCCTTTCCGGGGCTGGCAAAAGCACCATACTCAACCTGTTACCGCGCTTCTGGGACGTTTCCGGAGGGGTAATTTCAATTGGGAAAACAGATATTCGCTCACTTGAGCCTGATACTCTCAATCAACTGATCACGGTTGTATTTCAGGATGTCTATCTGTTCTCAGGCACAATCTTTGACAATATCGCCTTTGGCCGCAAGGGAGCGACATTGGATGAAGTCAGGGATGCAGCCAAAGCCGCACAAGCACATGACTTTATTGACGCTTTGCCAAATGGCTACATGACCAAGGTCGGAGAAGGTGGGGCGTCCCTTTCCGGAGGAGAGCGGCAACGGGTCTCCATAGCACGCGCCATTCTCAAGGATGCTCCAATTATCCTGCTCGACGAAGCCACGGCAGCTATTGACCCCTCAAACGAGCGAGCGTTGCAGACAGCCCTCGGTAGCCTTGTGGCCAACAAGACTTTGATTGTTGTGGCGCACAGGCTCTCAACTATCCGCGCAGCAAGCCAGATTCTGGTGCTGGATAATGGTATGGTTGTCGAGAAAGGCCTGCATGGCGATCTTGTCGAAGCCGGAGGGCTCTATAGCAGACTGTGGAGCCACTGGACAAACGCTGCAAATTGGAGGATTGGTAGAAGCAGCTGAGCCTCATCCAGCAAAACCATGATCCCGAGCCAATTCATAGAAAGACCAATCAGTGACGGATAAAGACCCGAGCAGCCAAACCGCAAGTGTCGGGCGTCCCGCCCGCATCACCCGCGAAGATATTGCCTCAACCGCACTGGCTATCGGACTTGATAAGTTTACTCTTTCTGCAATCGGCTCGGCGCTGGGCGTGGACCATTCTTCTCTCTACCGTCATATCAAGAGCCGCGACGACATACTAATCGCCGCGGCAGATCTGGCAGTCGCAAACGCCGATTGGCATATCGAAACCGATAGCTGGCGAACTTTTGTGCTCCACGTCGCAGAAACTTCCTGGGCTCTTTATCAGCGCCATCCAGGGCTCGCAGCGATCATGCGGCGGGTAGACAGTATGCCTCCCTCCATAATCCGGATTTTTGCCCAAAGCTGTCGAGAACTGGAACGGTTCGGTTTCTCCTTGGCAGATGCCGCATTGCTGATTGACAGCATCATGGACATGACCAGCGATTCATCACTGGGCTGGCAGCATATGGCAGAACCGATCAAGAATGGAATGACTGTGGCTCAGTCTCTGCAAAGCTCTCTAGGCACAATGGCTGAAGAGAGCCCGGACCTTGCCCACCATATTATCTTCATAGAAGAAGTCATCAATAACGGCCCACACAATTGGTGGAAACGGAAGTTGGAACTGTTGCTTGATGGCGCAGAAAAGATGCTCTAGAGGTCTCTGCCTCAAATAAGATCCGCATATGACCAGTCAGTATCGGCCAGAGGCATTAAGTCGCACATGCAACTCATTGTCATTAGCAATTCATCTGATTAAGCTCGCCCCTAGAGCAAAACTTGGAAGTCCCTCAAGTCTTTATGGTTCCCTCAAATGAAAAATCGCTGATTTAGCAGAAGCCCATAATGGTTGGCTTCGGTTCCTCAAAGATAAATTCTTGAGTATTATATTCATAATTATTTGATTTTCCAAAAGTGGCAAATAATAATCTTGATATTTCCACCAGGCTGACTGTTGCCCGGCTTACAAGGATCTGGCCATGACTGTTGCATCTTCTCCATCATTCTCTCTTTTTCCAATCGGGAAAATCTGGACTGGTTTCAGGTCACCGAAAGAGTGCCCTCACAACAGCCGATTCAATGAGAAAGAAAGCCTGATCGAGCTTGATGAAGCTTATGGTGAAGCGCTTATGGGGCTTTCTGCTGCCAGTCATCTGGTTGTTCTTTATTGGTTGGACCAGGCCAATAGATCCGTCTTGCAGAGCAGACCGCCTCATGCAGACAAAACCTACGGCGTCTTTGCCATTCGTTCCCCTCACCGCCCCAATCCGATTGCCATAAGTACGGTGAAAATTCTTGGAATTGAGGGAAACCGGATCAGGGTCAGCGGCCTTGATTGCATTGATGGTACGCCGCTTCTTGATCTCAAACCCTACGTGCCACGGATTGATTGCATTAAAGAGGCAACCCTCGACCTTGGATGGTCTGATCAGCACATGGCTGGGGTCTAACGGCATACGCATGATGCCAGATAAAGGAATAGTGATGGTCCATTTATCCCGATTTTTAAAACATGCCGTGTTGATGGCGGGGCTCAGCCTGCTCTCTCTGAGCGCTGCAAGTCCGGTTCTTGCTTCAGACCGGCTGGTCATTGCCGAAGCCAAGGGTGACCGAGGCTTGCCATCTCCCTACACTCATCAGAAAGCCGGTCCGGCTTACATCTATACAAGCTACATTTTTGATACGCTGTTAGGCCAAGACAAGACGGGTGCCCCGGCTCCGGCACTGGCTTCATCATGGACGGTTTCTGATGATGGTCTCAGCTATGACCTGACGCTCAACCCCAAAGCCCAATGGCATGATGGCAAACCGCTCACAGCTGAGGATGTTGCCTTTACCTTTTCCTACATGAAGGAACATCCCTATAACTTCGTATCGGTTGCCAATGTGACAAAGGCTGAGGTTTTATCGCCAGTTCATGTGCGTCTTACCTTACAGGAAAAAGATGCCGGCATGATCACCAGCAAGCTGATTTCCCTTCCAATCCTGCCAAAGCATATCTATGAGAAGGTCGCAATTCCCGAACGTTTCACTGGCAAACAGGCCACGATTGGCAGTGGGCCTTACAAGCTCGTCAGCTATGACAAGGCACAAGGGCGTTACCTCTATGAACGCAACGAGGCTTACTATCTCGGCCAACCGAAATATGAGCAGCTCGCCGCAATTCGCATGACGCCGAGCACGGCCATTGAAGCCATCGCCAACGGGCAGGTTGATCTCTATAACAGCTTTCCCATAGAACAGGTTGGCGCCGCCAAAAAGGCTGGACTTTCGGTCATGACCTATTTGAGCAACCATCCGGTGAAATTGCTATTCAATCATCAGGGCCGGTTCAAACAGACGGAAATGCGTCAGGCACTGGCCTATGCGATTGATCGCCAGAGGCTGGTTGATGTTGCCTATCCGGGTAAAGGCGAAGTGGCTGAAACCGGGTTCTTCCAAAGAGAATCCCCTTGGCACAAGGATCAGCACGACCCCGATTACAAGTATGACAAGGAAAAGGCCTCCCAGCTCTTCATGAAACAGGGATGGACGTTTGATAACGGTGTCTGGAGTCAAAATGGTGAGCCCGTGATCTTCCAGCTTGTCACCAACAAGTCTTTCAAGAAGCTGGCCACGGTTCTTGCCGAACAACTCACGGATTTTGGCATCAAGACCGAAACCCGTATCATGGAAGATGCTGCCATGCATGCCGCATTCAGGGAATGTGCCTTTGATATCGCGTTGGAAACGGCCAGTACCATGGGCGATCCGGACAGTGTCATCTTCCGCATCTTTTCCAAATCGCCCAAGAGCGACAAGTATTTCGTCAATGGCAGAATGAAGAAGCTGCTGATCGATCAGGCAGCGGCAAGTAGCGTCAGCGAGCGCGCAGCCATGATGCATGAGTTTCAGGCGCTCTATGCAAAAGAATTGCCAGCTTACATGCTGGTCAACCCGCTCTGGGCCGTGGTGCATAGTGCAAATGTCGATCCTCTTTACATGAATACCGGCATTTCCTTTGGCATTCCGATGGTTATTCCCAAGCGGATCCTGATGCCATGAAACAGACAAGTGCTCTTTGATGTTGGTCCCTATACATGGTGGGCACCACAACGAGGGGCCCTTGTTTGGCCCCTCGTCTTCTTTTCCTGAATAATATGGCCTTTGTTATGGTTGACGTGACCCCGATTGAAACGAGCAAAAACACATCCGGCTTGCGTCCAAACAAAGCCGCATCGTCAAAACGCATAAAAAGTCTGCCCGAAGTCCGTATGTCCGCGATGCTATCAGGCTTGACCAATAGGCTGGTTGTCTTTGTTTTTCTGGTAGCTCTTACCTTCTTTTTGCCGCGTCTCATGCCCGGTGATCCTCTGGACATCCTATTTCCGGGGGATTTGGCCCGCGACCTCACTCCGGCAGAGATCGCGAAGCTGCGCCATCAAATGGGGCTTGACGGATCGCTTCTGGCGCAGTTTGCAAGCTATTGCAAAGCTCTTTTCCATGGAGACCTGGGATTTTCCTGTATTCACGCAGCGCCGGTCACTCAATTGCTCGCCAGTTCGCTGCCTTGGACAGGATTGCTTATGCTGCTGGCGACGCCAATTTTCCTCTTGTTAGGCATTGGTTGCGGCATTGAAGCAGGCCGCCAATCACATCAATTGCCAGACAGAATCATGACAACCATCGTGACAATCATTGCCAGTTTGCCCCCCTTTGTAACGGCGGTGTTACTGCTCGTCCTGTTCGGTTTTGGGCTGTCCTTCTTTCCCGTCTCGGGCGCTGAGCCACTCTTTCCCTCGGACACCATGCCCAAGCGTCTGATTGACATTCTCTATCACGCAGTCCTTCCCGCAACGGCTCTGGCCATGCATGAAGTGGTTCGCTTCTATTTTCTCAGTCGTGGGGAAGCAATCAAGCTCTCGGTCCGCCCTTTCATTTCCAATGCTCGTGCACGCGGAATAGGCGAAGGGCGAGAGTTCATTCACTATTTTGGCCGCAACCTTCTGCCGACCCTTTTGGCGCGATTGAGTGACACGATTTCGACGATGGTGACATCTGTTCTGTTTGTTGAAATCGTCTTTTCTTATCCGGGTATCGGCCACCTTATTTACAACGCGGTACTTGATCGCGACTTTGTGCTGCTTCAAGGATCTGTGCTCGGGCTTGCGGCAGTGGTTTTATTGGCTAATTGGCTTCTAGACAACGCGGTTGCCTTGCTCGCAGAAAGAGGGTGAAACCATGAGCCAATGCAGCACATCTCGCGTTTGCCGTCCTTGGCACCTAACACGATGGCAAAAGCAAAGTCTTTTGTGCCTGATGATCCTCGTGGTGATATCACTCATAAGCACGCTTGTTCCACCCTATGATACTGGGCTGGATAGCCTATCTCCTCCCAGTTACGCCCATTGGCTTGGAACCAATGACATCGGACAGGATGTTCTGATCGGCACACTGAAGGCGACACCGAACACGGCATTTATCGCGATTGCCACGTCCTTTCTGTCTATCATCATATCGATCATGCTTGGAGCAACTGCAGCGGTTGCAGGCGGGGTCGCCTCCAATACCATTTTGCGGCTTGTTGACATTATTCAGGTCATTCCATCTATCCTCATCCTGCTCTTGCTGGCAGCTATCGTCAATCCGAGCTTCTGGGGCACGATCTTGTTGCTGGCCCTTACCACTTGGCACGACGAGGTCCGTGTGTTGCGCGCGCTTTTCTTGCGGGAATTGACTAGAGAAAATGTGCTCTATGCTCGCCGCTTGGGCGCGTCATGGTTTTATTGTTCCACACGGCACATTCTTCCGGCAGTATTGCCCTCCGTTCTTGGCCTCTTTGTACAACAAATCCGGCAGGCTGCCATGAAAGTCGCCGGACTTGGCTTTCTGGGCCTGACAGATCCACAACTCGTCACCTGGGGCAGCCTTATGCAGGATGCTCTTGACTATCTCCAAAGCTCGGCATGGATGTGGCTACTGATCCCTCCCGGTCTGTGCCTTTCGCTGTTTCTGCTTTCCGTTCTGTTTATCGGACGTGGCCTGGAGGTTTATTCCATGGCCGAAGGAAAGGAACTTTGATGATTGAGATCAGCAATCTTAGGCTTCACTTTTCTAACCGACGCATTCTGGACAATGTCTCTTTCACTTTAGAGAAAGGCGAGACGCTCGCCTTGATAGGAGAATCCGGTGGAGGTAAAACATCTCTCGCCCGCCTGTTGCTACGGCTGCTCAACGGGAAGCCGTTTGATGAAAATGAAAGGGCTACTCTTAGCAGGCCAAAGGGATTTCACTGGTCAGGTTCGGCTCATATAGACGGACTTAACATTCTCCACGCAGACACCAAAGACATCAAGCAGATCCGGGGCAAGAAAATCGGCCTCATTGCGCAGGCTCTTTCCGACGCGCTGAACCCTCACCTTACGGTTGCCCAGCATATCGAAGAGATTTCGCGCAAGATCGGCCCCATGGAGCAGTCTGCACGGGATATTTGCATTCAATTCAACATTCCGGTCCAGCTTTGCGAACAATATCCATCTCGCTTGAGCGGAGGAGAAATCCAGCGGGTCCTGTCAGCATTGGCCCTGATCAGAAAGCCAGACTATCTTATTCTGGACGAACCGACCGCTTCGCTTGATCCTGCGAACAGAGAAATCGCGATTGAGACTTTTTCAAAGGAAAGCCGGACACGTGGGCAAATCCTCATCACGCATGACCTTGCCCTTGCCCGACAGTTGGCAGACAGAGTGGCCGTCTTGTATCAGGGCCGAGTGGTAGAAGAAGGCAAGACCGCCGAGATATTTCGCTGTCCAAAGAGGCACTATACGGGCACGCTCGTTCAGGCCTGCCATCGTAATCCAGAGTGCGCTGCAGGCAAAGCGCGCCCAAACCAGATCGCAGATGGCGTTTCCCCAAAAGCTCTTCACACCTCAAGACAAAAGCCCGATCCACAAGGTTTGTCCATCCGTCATGTTTCTCATCACTATGAAAATCACCTTGTGCTAGATGATATCTCCGCTTCCGTGCCTATCGGAAGCTGTCTTGGCATCGTAGGCCCCAGCGGTTGTGGCAAATCGACTTTGGCCAAACTTCTCGTTGGCCAACTCCCCATCAAACAAGGGACAATCCTTTGGAAAGAAGGGCGGAATAGCTTACTCCCTGCTCAGGTAAGGCCCGCGCTCGTCTCTCAGCATCCCCATCGCGCAATGGCGCATCATTTTTCTGTTTTTGAAGTGCTTAGGGAAGCGCTCGTTCTGGATAGGAAGAGAACCGCCAGATTCTGTTTAAAACACAAGCACGATTTTGAAGGCGAGGTTTTCAGTCTCCTTGAGCAAGTCGGACTTTCGCACGAACCGGATTTTCTATCGCGCAAGACTGCGGCTCTATCGGGTGGAGAAGCACAGCGGCTCATTATCGCGCGCGCTTTGTCCACCAAGCCCAGCTATCTCGTTCTTGATGAGCCGACATCCGCACTTGATATGTGTGCTCGATCACAAATTTTGTCACTATTGGCAGAACTGATTTCCAAACAGTCGCTTACCACTATTATTTTCACCCACGACCTAGATGCAGCCCATTTCTTAGCAAACCAAATTTATAATATTTGACAGGCATAGTTCACTAAAAACATTGCAAAAGGGAAAAACCACCAGTTTTGATGGCGATTTAGGTCGGGACAGCAATACGGCTTTACAGTTTGTGTTTTCAGTTTTTATGCGCTCTTGGCATCGCCTCAATCATATTTTCTGGGGCGTCTATCATTGGCACGTAGAATTCGATGTCAAGCAGTGGCGTGCCATCAATGCAATCCGGACCATAAACCCAGAGTAAATTGCCGCCACTCACGCTTATTGTTGGCCACGTTTGCCCAACAACCAGATGAAGAAGAGCCCACCAATCAGGCCGGTAACAATCCCGATGGGAATGTCTTCTGGGGCCATGATAACGCGAGCCAGACAGTCGGCACAGATCAGAAAAATAGCCCCATAAAGCGCAGAAAAGGGTAACAGGCGGTTATAATCGCCCCCAACAAACTGGCGAACGATGTGTGGCACCATCAGGCCGACAAATCCAATCATGCCTGAAAAAGCAACCATCACGCCCGTAATAAGCGCACCAACAACAAAGGTGATCAGTCTGAAGCGCGCAACTGCGATGCCTAGCGTGGTTGCAGTTTCATCTCCGATTGTCATGGCATTGAGATCGCCGGCTCTGGTGAGCAACCAAGATCCGCACAATAGCAAGATAATCAAGGGATACAGAAGGTGAGACCATTGCGCGAGCCCCAAACCACCAAGCATCCAGAAAACCACAGTATGTGTTGCTCGCGGGTCGCCAAGAAAAATCAGCAGGTTGGCACAAGCCATGATCACAAACGAGACGGCAACGCCAGCCAGAACCAATCGATCCGCACTCGTTGAACGAGCCAACCTTGAAACGAGAAGGACAATGAAGGTGGCGCCAAGCGCACCCAAGAAGGCCAGAAGAGGCACCGTCAGCAGCCCCAAGAATAGCCCCGTGTGCAACAAGGCCAGAATAGCCCCGAATGCCCCACCAGCCGAGATGCCAAGGAGATGAGGATCGGCGAGAGGATTGCGTGTCACGGCCTGAAGGCTCGCTCCAACCATGGAGAGCCCGGCGCCAACCATGGCGGCAAGCAAGGCGCGAGGAAAGCGGATTTCCCAGACAATAGATTCTCGCCCTTGAGACCAAAAAGGCGCGATCAGGTCGGGGGACATCTTGTTTAGGAGAATACCCCAGATCGTGTCTAGAGGAACGGAAATGGCCCCGACACTGATCGCTAGTGAAACTGAACCAGCCAGAAGCACCAATCCGATACCAAGATGAGCTTTGATACCGAGGGTGTCCGAGTGCTTTTTACCAATAGCAAAGTGATGCTTTTTGCCATCAGTAAATTGGCTGGCCGATTCAGTCATTCTTATTGCCCCCAAAAAGCTTTAGCCAATTTCTTGATGGCGCGAATATTGCGCGGGCCAGGCGTAGCCTCAACATAACCCAGCGTCACAAACCGGTCGTTCTTTACTGCATCGATATTGGCAAAGGCAGGATTATTCATCATAAAGTCATGCTTCTG
This window of the uncultured Cohaesibacter sp. genome carries:
- a CDS encoding ABC transporter ATP-binding protein, coding for MSSFDAGLEAATEGLTGAPEKDNRLQEKPDYLASLKLVSNYMDGVRTKLSVSVLLATLSVLLDLVPVWIVYRITSLFISGTDFSFFTIGLYAGAALLAIILGYASLGLALGQSHIVAYDTIFNLRMALARHMVQLPLGYFANRKSGDAKKLVVDEPEKLELILAHGLPEGISAIGTWLAVSVWLFIVDWRMALASIVAAPVSLFLMVLGMKRGANWSGAYQAAGARMNGSIVEYLAGMPVIKIFNRTGESFAETRASVYDYAEIETKWARAFIPYAGTFYSLVLSNLVFIVPTGLFLMAANEISLSAFIFFVILGANYSTPLLKLFNLFHELAHISMGSELVLDLLAAEKQADTKEHVELGNHDIHFNNVYFGYDDHDILHGVTFTAREGEVTALVGPSGSGKSTIASLIPRLFDVRTGNISIGETDVRSMGIEQLMETVAFVFQNTFLFSDTIASNIRFGKPDATDAEVEAAARAARAHEFISALPEGYDTYLGEQAGTLSGGERQRIAIARAILKDAPVVVLDEATAFADPDNEAAIQEAIEALTVGSTLIIIAHRLHTIADADQIVVIDQGRVAESGRHNALVAKGDLYATLWHDYTAAQTICLRSDNSKTGKSQSGLLLPEEM
- a CDS encoding ABC transporter ATP-binding protein, whose protein sequence is MTDTTQAASLGKSLNHQEQETRSDLASIKRLWALAGPLRGKVLAGVLYRFAQSFCLGLAFGVVILVIGRLAQGEAMTYGWAWQVTGLMALSLFGQLLFGYLSAINSWLSSFKLASHLRLGILEHLRTLPLGFHLSRNKGDTVTVLTTDMQMMESFMSDALPRIAQAFGLPVAVLIFLFVQDWAVGLAASCSILAGIPVYLITSRWLARLGIRRQDMQAEAAARMIEYVQGIAVIRAFNRIAKGQESFRAGLKAFRDISVQMIVSLTAPMVTFGAIILVGVPLLILVCGWRYGSGTIDVATAIAALVLAFSLYTPILGLVAVMELTRMADASLTRMDRVLTASSLPSPTIPKRPDGFEVTFDKVRFGYNSEHDVLKGLTFTVPERSMTAIVGLSGAGKSTILNLLPRFWDVSGGVISIGKTDIRSLEPDTLNQLITVVFQDVYLFSGTIFDNIAFGRKGATLDEVRDAAKAAQAHDFIDALPNGYMTKVGEGGASLSGGERQRVSIARAILKDAPIILLDEATAAIDPSNERALQTALGSLVANKTLIVVAHRLSTIRAASQILVLDNGMVVEKGLHGDLVEAGGLYSRLWSHWTNAANWRIGRSS
- a CDS encoding TetR/AcrR family transcriptional regulator C-terminal domain-containing protein, which produces MTDKDPSSQTASVGRPARITREDIASTALAIGLDKFTLSAIGSALGVDHSSLYRHIKSRDDILIAAADLAVANADWHIETDSWRTFVLHVAETSWALYQRHPGLAAIMRRVDSMPPSIIRIFAQSCRELERFGFSLADAALLIDSIMDMTSDSSLGWQHMAEPIKNGMTVAQSLQSSLGTMAEESPDLAHHIIFIEEVINNGPHNWWKRKLELLLDGAEKML
- the tsaA gene encoding tRNA (N6-threonylcarbamoyladenosine(37)-N6)-methyltransferase TrmO, with product MTVASSPSFSLFPIGKIWTGFRSPKECPHNSRFNEKESLIELDEAYGEALMGLSAASHLVVLYWLDQANRSVLQSRPPHADKTYGVFAIRSPHRPNPIAISTVKILGIEGNRIRVSGLDCIDGTPLLDLKPYVPRIDCIKEATLDLGWSDQHMAGV
- a CDS encoding ABC transporter substrate-binding protein; the encoded protein is MVHLSRFLKHAVLMAGLSLLSLSAASPVLASDRLVIAEAKGDRGLPSPYTHQKAGPAYIYTSYIFDTLLGQDKTGAPAPALASSWTVSDDGLSYDLTLNPKAQWHDGKPLTAEDVAFTFSYMKEHPYNFVSVANVTKAEVLSPVHVRLTLQEKDAGMITSKLISLPILPKHIYEKVAIPERFTGKQATIGSGPYKLVSYDKAQGRYLYERNEAYYLGQPKYEQLAAIRMTPSTAIEAIANGQVDLYNSFPIEQVGAAKKAGLSVMTYLSNHPVKLLFNHQGRFKQTEMRQALAYAIDRQRLVDVAYPGKGEVAETGFFQRESPWHKDQHDPDYKYDKEKASQLFMKQGWTFDNGVWSQNGEPVIFQLVTNKSFKKLATVLAEQLTDFGIKTETRIMEDAAMHAAFRECAFDIALETASTMGDPDSVIFRIFSKSPKSDKYFVNGRMKKLLIDQAAASSVSERAAMMHEFQALYAKELPAYMLVNPLWAVVHSANVDPLYMNTGISFGIPMVIPKRILMP
- a CDS encoding ABC transporter permease, whose protein sequence is MAPRLLFLNNMAFVMVDVTPIETSKNTSGLRPNKAASSKRIKSLPEVRMSAMLSGLTNRLVVFVFLVALTFFLPRLMPGDPLDILFPGDLARDLTPAEIAKLRHQMGLDGSLLAQFASYCKALFHGDLGFSCIHAAPVTQLLASSLPWTGLLMLLATPIFLLLGIGCGIEAGRQSHQLPDRIMTTIVTIIASLPPFVTAVLLLVLFGFGLSFFPVSGAEPLFPSDTMPKRLIDILYHAVLPATALAMHEVVRFYFLSRGEAIKLSVRPFISNARARGIGEGREFIHYFGRNLLPTLLARLSDTISTMVTSVLFVEIVFSYPGIGHLIYNAVLDRDFVLLQGSVLGLAAVVLLANWLLDNAVALLAERG
- a CDS encoding ABC transporter permease, whose protein sequence is MSQCSTSRVCRPWHLTRWQKQSLLCLMILVVISLISTLVPPYDTGLDSLSPPSYAHWLGTNDIGQDVLIGTLKATPNTAFIAIATSFLSIIISIMLGATAAVAGGVASNTILRLVDIIQVIPSILILLLLAAIVNPSFWGTILLLALTTWHDEVRVLRALFLRELTRENVLYARRLGASWFYCSTRHILPAVLPSVLGLFVQQIRQAAMKVAGLGFLGLTDPQLVTWGSLMQDALDYLQSSAWMWLLIPPGLCLSLFLLSVLFIGRGLEVYSMAEGKEL
- a CDS encoding ATP-binding cassette domain-containing protein, whose translation is MIEISNLRLHFSNRRILDNVSFTLEKGETLALIGESGGGKTSLARLLLRLLNGKPFDENERATLSRPKGFHWSGSAHIDGLNILHADTKDIKQIRGKKIGLIAQALSDALNPHLTVAQHIEEISRKIGPMEQSARDICIQFNIPVQLCEQYPSRLSGGEIQRVLSALALIRKPDYLILDEPTASLDPANREIAIETFSKESRTRGQILITHDLALARQLADRVAVLYQGRVVEEGKTAEIFRCPKRHYTGTLVQACHRNPECAAGKARPNQIADGVSPKALHTSRQKPDPQGLSIRHVSHHYENHLVLDDISASVPIGSCLGIVGPSGCGKSTLAKLLVGQLPIKQGTILWKEGRNSLLPAQVRPALVSQHPHRAMAHHFSVFEVLREALVLDRKRTARFCLKHKHDFEGEVFSLLEQVGLSHEPDFLSRKTAALSGGEAQRLIIARALSTKPSYLVLDEPTSALDMCARSQILSLLAELISKQSLTTIIFTHDLDAAHFLANQIYNI
- a CDS encoding iron ABC transporter permease, translated to MTESASQFTDGKKHHFAIGKKHSDTLGIKAHLGIGLVLLAGSVSLAISVGAISVPLDTIWGILLNKMSPDLIAPFWSQGRESIVWEIRFPRALLAAMVGAGLSMVGASLQAVTRNPLADPHLLGISAGGAFGAILALLHTGLFLGLLTVPLLAFLGALGATFIVLLVSRLARSTSADRLVLAGVAVSFVIMACANLLIFLGDPRATHTVVFWMLGGLGLAQWSHLLYPLIILLLCGSWLLTRAGDLNAMTIGDETATTLGIAVARFRLITFVVGALITGVMVAFSGMIGFVGLMVPHIVRQFVGGDYNRLLPFSALYGAIFLICADCLARVIMAPEDIPIGIVTGLIGGLFFIWLLGKRGQQ